A stretch of the Candidatus Saccharimonadales bacterium genome encodes the following:
- a CDS encoding RNA-binding protein, translated as MATKLFVGSLPYSMTDDDLAELFKEFGEVASAKVIFDRETNRSKGFGFVEFNDDAAAKTAIDKLNNSEIGGRSIVVNEARPQEDRPRRDFGGQGGGGGGYNRDRNSGGGGGYGGGNGGGRSRF; from the coding sequence ATGGCAACTAAACTATTTGTTGGCTCACTGCCATACAGCATGACTGACGATGATCTTGCAGAACTTTTCAAAGAGTTCGGTGAAGTCGCTTCAGCCAAGGTCATCTTTGACCGCGAAACCAACCGCTCAAAAGGCTTTGGATTTGTTGAATTCAACGACGACGCAGCTGCAAAGACTGCTATCGACAAGCTGAACAACAGCGAAATCGGTGGACGCTCAATCGTTGTCAACGAAGCTCGCCCACAAGAAGACCGACCTCGTCGCGACTTCGGTGGCCAGGGTGGTGGTGGCGGTGGTTACAACCGTGATCGCAACTCAGGTGGCGGTGGTGGTTACGGTGGCGGCAACGGCGGTGGCCGTTCACGCTTCTAG
- a CDS encoding rhomboid family intramembrane serine protease — MFFIPYGTREDQPRQIFPVVTVLLVLINIVLFGLEAHILATSGETGLSNFLNTYAVIPATITGGNPLQIGLLTSMFLHAGLLHLLGNMIYLLPFGDNVEDRLGHLRYLVFYILCGLFATFAFILTEPNTTTPLLGASGAIAGVLGGYLALHRRGVVKGFLFIVIVFIRVDLPAILFIGYWFIMQLFSSFASLGGETVESTSVAFVAHVGGFIAGLILAPIFAASRPKKSVPQSTVYS; from the coding sequence ATGTTTTTCATACCATATGGCACCCGCGAAGATCAGCCGCGTCAGATATTTCCAGTTGTTACCGTCTTGCTCGTTTTGATTAATATCGTCCTGTTTGGTCTTGAGGCACACATACTGGCTACTTCGGGCGAAACGGGGCTGAGTAACTTCCTGAATACCTACGCTGTCATCCCCGCAACAATCACTGGTGGCAATCCGTTACAAATTGGATTATTAACTTCTATGTTCCTGCATGCCGGTTTACTGCATCTTCTTGGTAATATGATCTATCTGTTACCATTTGGTGATAACGTCGAAGACCGGCTTGGCCATCTGCGGTATTTGGTTTTCTATATACTCTGTGGCCTTTTTGCCACCTTTGCTTTCATTCTAACGGAACCGAATACCACGACGCCGCTACTTGGGGCCAGCGGCGCCATCGCTGGAGTGCTTGGCGGTTATCTGGCATTACATCGGCGAGGCGTCGTCAAAGGCTTTTTGTTTATCGTTATCGTATTCATCCGCGTTGATCTGCCAGCAATATTATTCATTGGTTATTGGTTTATCATGCAGCTTTTCAGTAGCTTCGCATCACTAGGCGGTGAAACCGTCGAATCAACCAGCGTGGCATTCGTTGCCCATGTCGGCGGCTTTATTGCCGGACTCATACTCGCTCCCATTTTTGCCGCTAGCCGGCCTAAGAAGTCTGTACCGCAGTCGACTGTATATTCTTAA
- a CDS encoding DEAD/DEAH box helicase has protein sequence MPYNNTSSRGSSYGGRSSSSRGASFGGRSSGGSRGRSGGSKFSKQYINPSRFIQAAKPSDAVEYVSKHTFNDFNFDDLLKRNVIAKGYINPSPIQDQAIPLGLEGKDIVGIANTGTGKTAAFGLPMLHKLMNDKDSHALVIAPTRELAQQIEEECRSIARGSGLAAAILIGGSPMGPQLRDLRFNPNLVIGTPGRIKDHIERGTLDLSKFDIVVLDEVDRMLDMGFITDIRFILDVLATPRQSFFFSATMEPSIEQLIRTFLHDPVMISVKTGVTSDNVEQAVVEYGSSHEKIEKLHDILNKEEVAKVLVFDDTQRSVERLSEELVARGFKANAIHGGKSQGQRQRALKQFKDNHINVLVATDVAARGIDVADITHVINYSQPQTYDDYVHRIGRAGRAGRTGNALTFVER, from the coding sequence ATGCCGTACAACAACACATCAAGCCGTGGCTCATCATATGGGGGACGCAGTAGCTCTAGTCGTGGCGCCAGCTTCGGCGGACGCTCATCAGGAGGCTCACGCGGCCGTTCCGGTGGTAGCAAATTCAGCAAACAGTACATCAACCCCTCCCGCTTCATTCAGGCTGCAAAGCCGAGTGACGCAGTCGAGTATGTATCCAAGCACACGTTCAATGATTTTAATTTTGATGACCTACTCAAGCGCAACGTGATTGCCAAAGGTTACATCAACCCGTCTCCTATCCAAGACCAGGCGATTCCACTTGGCCTCGAAGGCAAAGACATCGTTGGCATCGCTAACACTGGCACCGGCAAGACAGCCGCCTTCGGACTACCGATGCTGCACAAACTCATGAACGACAAAGACTCACACGCCTTGGTCATCGCCCCTACCCGCGAACTTGCACAGCAGATCGAGGAAGAATGCCGGTCGATTGCCCGTGGCAGCGGCTTGGCAGCAGCTATTCTCATTGGCGGCTCGCCAATGGGCCCACAGCTCCGCGACCTGCGCTTCAATCCAAACCTCGTTATCGGCACACCTGGCCGCATCAAGGACCACATTGAACGCGGTACGCTCGATCTCAGCAAGTTTGACATCGTCGTACTCGACGAGGTCGACCGTATGCTCGACATGGGCTTCATTACTGACATTCGTTTCATTCTTGACGTACTGGCGACACCGCGTCAGTCATTCTTCTTTTCCGCCACAATGGAGCCGAGCATCGAACAGCTGATCCGTACTTTCCTCCATGACCCAGTTATGATTTCCGTCAAAACTGGCGTTACCAGCGATAATGTCGAACAAGCGGTCGTAGAATATGGCAGCTCGCACGAAAAAATCGAAAAACTGCATGACATCTTAAACAAAGAAGAGGTCGCAAAAGTTTTAGTTTTTGACGACACACAGCGCAGCGTAGAGCGTCTCAGTGAAGAGCTGGTAGCCCGCGGCTTCAAAGCCAACGCCATCCACGGCGGCAAAAGCCAGGGCCAACGACAGCGCGCTCTCAAACAGTTCAAAGATAACCACATCAATGTTTTGGTTGCGACCGACGTTGCCGCCCGCGGTATCGACGTTGCTGACATCACGCATGTCATCAACTACAGTCAGCCACAGACATATGATGACTATGTCCACCGTATTGGCCGAGCTGGTCGTGCTGGCCGCACCGGCAACGCTTTGACGTTCGTTGAACGCTAA
- a CDS encoding YihY/virulence factor BrkB family protein: MKYLKSLIVVVAGLLLLGLRSTVGRLNFRNTVSGPQAADGEDADSPADLSPSGWKDALRRTKVALKDKQLSTQAAGLAYYTTLTFFPALLGLATVYATFTSPQTLLDFIAGLQGIVPPAIYDVIDQQLSPLASAHKGSLGIAAIVSVLALLWTTSGGLQNLIKATNVAYGVKETRGLVKLRLTSIVLSLVLLLLGTAILVMLLLQGTALDKLGAPHMIATIFPWLRWPILIVLISIMLSVIYRYAPNRQTPGWSWVSWGAAAATIIWLLGTALFFYYAQKFGNFNKSYGIFAGIIVLMTWFNLSSLIVLIGAQVNNKLEEVTDADTTAD, translated from the coding sequence ATGAAATATCTCAAAAGCCTGATTGTCGTCGTGGCAGGATTATTGCTACTTGGCCTTCGGAGCACGGTTGGCCGTCTCAATTTTCGAAATACTGTTTCCGGGCCCCAGGCCGCTGATGGTGAAGACGCTGACAGCCCAGCCGATTTATCACCATCTGGCTGGAAAGACGCTTTGCGGCGTACCAAAGTGGCACTCAAGGACAAACAGCTGAGCACCCAGGCCGCCGGACTGGCATATTACACGACGCTGACATTCTTTCCGGCCCTCCTCGGCTTGGCCACTGTGTACGCCACCTTCACCAGTCCGCAGACATTGCTGGATTTTATTGCCGGTCTGCAAGGCATTGTACCCCCGGCAATATACGATGTTATCGACCAGCAGCTTAGCCCGCTCGCGAGTGCCCACAAAGGATCGCTGGGAATCGCGGCTATCGTCAGTGTGCTGGCACTGCTCTGGACGACGTCCGGCGGACTGCAAAACCTGATCAAAGCCACAAATGTTGCCTACGGCGTCAAGGAGACGCGCGGGCTCGTCAAGCTTCGACTGACAAGCATAGTACTTAGCCTGGTGCTGCTACTGCTGGGTACGGCAATTCTTGTCATGTTGCTGCTACAAGGCACGGCACTTGATAAACTCGGTGCTCCGCATATGATTGCGACGATTTTCCCCTGGCTGCGCTGGCCGATATTAATCGTACTCATTTCTATCATGCTATCGGTGATTTACCGCTATGCGCCGAATCGACAAACACCCGGCTGGTCTTGGGTGAGTTGGGGAGCGGCAGCCGCTACTATCATCTGGCTGCTTGGTACGGCTTTGTTTTTCTATTATGCACAAAAATTTGGAAATTTTAACAAATCGTACGGTATCTTTGCGGGTATTATCGTACTCATGACCTGGTTTAATCTCTCGTCGCTCATTGTCCTCATTGGTGCACAGGTCAATAACAAACTTGAGGAGGTGACCGATGCTGATACAACGGCAGATTGA